In Fusarium oxysporum Fo47 chromosome XI, complete sequence, the following are encoded in one genomic region:
- a CDS encoding Mss4-like protein, with protein MATEQSHKAEKFFPRAGLAQDGWSTKEEATATCYCGAVQLVLPITKPGFVFSFVCHCSDCRKITASMFTTGIVVLDTHLKHIRGEENLKQFSQSDTIERDGSAMTNFFCSTCGSLMYRRSSAYAGVSVLRGGTVDDFRLVETVLKPDVEQFCRHRVGWLQGIKGLRQSLGQAKI; from the exons ATGGCTACCGAGCAGTCCCACAAAGCCGAAAAGTTCTTCCCACGAGCAGGACTTGCACAAGATGGATGGTCTACTAAAGAggaagcgacagcgacgTGCTACTGTGGTGCGGTTCAGCTGGTCTTG CCTATAACCAAGCCTGGATTTGTTTTCTCGTTCGTCTGTCACTGTAGCGACTGTCGCAAGATCACAGCTTCGATGTTCACGACTGGTATCGTTGTTCTCGACACACACCTGAAGCATATCCGTGGTGAAGAGAACCTCAAGCAGTTCAGCCAGTCAGACACGATTGAGAGAGATGGAAGCGCGATGACCAATTTCTTCTGCAGTACATGCGGATCGCTGATGTACCGAAGGTCTTCTGCTTATGCAGGGGTTAGTGTCCTGAGAGGTGGCACGGTTGATGATTTCAGGCTCGTGGAAACGGTGCTGAAACCAGATGTTGAGCAATTCTGTAGACATAGAGTAGGCTGGTTACAGGGTATAAAGGGTTTAAGGCAAAGCTTAGGACAAGCAAAGATATAA